A stretch of the bacterium genome encodes the following:
- a CDS encoding potassium channel protein: MDERPRNLRSMLAEAKDLSELMVDLAYASVCFGHPELATEVRALEEQMSDLVHDMRAVCVKAARRPRDAGGMSSVLQVVSAIERIANAAVDIARVVTHQLGIPAELVVSLSAAEEVSHRAQVAEGSAMAHRPVGALELPVATGTRIMAIRRGRQWITGVGGEDVLMPGDALFMRGSSDGIPRIRELAGDEAWVPPEAPAESSISDLDRAADLLVEMKNLSEVSVDLAYSALVLGDPGLAAQVRQLESRLDDGHDELEVWVLRAAADHADPAPLRGLLHISKAAEDLGDQACQMVWLVEKGEDVHPILEIALGDSDEVVVDYPVAAGSPVDGCSLAELGLNIEPGFTVLTILRGQRYLYRPRGPTVLQAGDEVIASGPDEGRGAFAALLGWNLERDPETGTDQLSPRAGVLGVRA, translated from the coding sequence ATGGACGAACGCCCCCGGAATCTGCGCTCGATGCTCGCCGAGGCCAAGGACCTCAGCGAGTTGATGGTCGACTTGGCGTATGCCTCGGTCTGCTTCGGTCACCCCGAGTTGGCCACCGAGGTGCGCGCCCTCGAGGAGCAGATGAGCGACCTGGTGCACGACATGCGCGCCGTCTGCGTGAAGGCCGCGCGCCGCCCCCGGGATGCCGGCGGCATGTCCTCGGTGCTGCAGGTGGTGAGTGCGATCGAGCGCATCGCCAACGCCGCTGTGGACATCGCCCGGGTCGTCACCCACCAGTTGGGGATCCCCGCCGAGTTGGTGGTCTCGCTGTCGGCCGCCGAAGAGGTCTCGCACCGGGCGCAGGTCGCCGAGGGCTCCGCCATGGCCCACCGACCCGTCGGCGCCCTCGAGTTGCCGGTGGCGACCGGCACGCGCATCATGGCCATCCGCCGGGGCCGGCAGTGGATCACCGGCGTGGGCGGCGAGGACGTGCTGATGCCCGGTGACGCCCTGTTCATGCGCGGCTCGTCCGACGGCATCCCCCGGATCCGCGAACTCGCCGGAGACGAGGCGTGGGTTCCGCCCGAGGCGCCCGCGGAGTCCTCCATCAGCGACCTCGACCGTGCCGCCGACCTGCTCGTGGAGATGAAGAACCTCTCCGAGGTGTCGGTGGATCTGGCGTATTCCGCCCTGGTGCTGGGCGATCCGGGTCTGGCGGCGCAGGTGCGCCAGTTGGAGTCCCGGCTCGACGACGGCCACGACGAGTTGGAGGTGTGGGTTCTGCGGGCGGCCGCCGATCACGCCGACCCTGCGCCGCTGCGCGGCCTGCTGCACATCTCCAAGGCGGCCGAGGACCTGGGCGACCAGGCCTGCCAGATGGTGTGGCTCGTGGAGAAGGGCGAGGACGTGCACCCCATCCTGGAGATCGCCCTGGGCGACTCCGACGAGGTCGTCGTGGACTACCCGGTTGCCGCGGGATCCCCGGTCGACGGCTGTTCCCTGGCCGAGTTGGGCTTGAACATCGAACCCGGCTTCACCGTGCTGACCATCCTGCGGGGTCAGCGGTACCTGTACCGGCCGCGGGGGCCGACCGTGCTGCAGGCGGGAGATGAGGTGATCGCCTCGGGTCCCGACGAGGGACGCGGCGCGTTCGCCGCCCTGCTGGGCTGGAACCTCGAGCGAGACCCGGAGACGGGCACCGATCAGTTGTCGCCCCGGGCGGGAGTGCT